The DNA region AGCAAGTGTTTACACAGTTAATGCAAATGACAGATTTCTGAACATTTCCCAAAAGGGAAATGACTTTAACTGGTCTGGCCAaatgtgctcctgcagcacccagctcAGGGTTGGCTTTTCTTCTTTGCAATCAAAAAAAAGAGTCAATTTACTTGCATTTCCACCAAGGAGTATTTTAGGAATGGAGTCAGTAATTTCTGAATATACACTATATCTATAAAGGAAGTGGTAAGCAGTTTGTTCTCCATTTCCATCGCTATGTGGAACTCCATCATCCATTTTTATTAATAGTTATGGCACCCAGGTATGCAGCTAAAAAACTGAAGAACATGAAGGATGTTATTAGAATCATTTTTGGCTAAAGACAAGGAGCAGAACTGCATCGCAACCCTACTTTTTCCACGATTTAAAGGTGTGTTAAAATATACCAAGATTTTCAGGAAATCTGTTATTTGGCTTACACAGTAAGCTATGCCTTGTGCACTGTGTTCTAgacaaaattgtattttaaaatggtgCACAAAGTTAAGAAACTTTACATGATGCCAGTGAGTAATGTGTGCTTTCATAAATACAGTAGTATACATCCTATATACAGACACAGGATGGAAGACTCCAGGAAGGCTGTTAGCCAGCCATCCACAGAAAGAAGGGAATGAAGATGGTGGGGAGTGTGGTGGCGGGTGCCACACCTAGGCAGACTATTGACGCTAGTCCCACAAGCACCGATGCGAGGACGCTCCTCTGGTCCCGAATAATCATCTTCACAGTCtcacagaactggaaaaaaaaaaaaaaaaagagtgcaaAAGATGAGATTTAAAGAGGAAAGCTTTAGCTGTAGAGCTGGCGATGCCCACTCTCTTGGGACAGAGCAGCGGTTGCTGCCTCAGCTCTCACACAGGCTTTCcggaggaaggggaagaggaaagagCTGGACTGGCACCGCATCACCCCCAGCATCACCCCCAGTACTGCCTGTGGGTCCGGCTAGAACCTGTAGCTTCAGAGCATTTTAGAAGCGTATTAATTGTTCTACTAATTCAGCTTCGCTTTCCTCGCCGCTTGAAGCCGCAGTCCCGAGCAGCTCCGCGCAGGCGGCACTGCCCGCTGCGGGAAGAGCGGCGTCGGCCGCGGCCGGGCCAGCGGGAGGTACCGGCACCCCCGCCCGgggcccgcggcggcggccggccCAGCTCCGGGGAGCGGGGTCGCCGGGGAAGGGCAGCGCCGCCGCTCACTGGGCCGTACCTTGTCGGTCTGGAAGCTGACGGGGGCTCCGTATCGGCAGTAGGTGACGAAGTGCTCACAGTTGTTCCAGAGCAGGCTGTAGGCCGTGGCGCCCACCAGCTTCTCTGCCCGGCGGGCCGCCTCCTCACTGCTCAGCACCTGGTCCTCGAAGAGCCGGTCCATGTGGTTGACCAGGATGCTGCCGCCGTAGGCGAAGTCCTCCACCGTGTCCACCCGGAC from Anomalospiza imberbis isolate Cuckoo-Finch-1a 21T00152 chromosome 4, ASM3175350v1, whole genome shotgun sequence includes:
- the LRAT gene encoding lecithin retinol acyltransferase, whose amino-acid sequence is MKNPVPQAASLLLEKLMLLVHIRPLPAGSGGETPPPAPGYYDTSCFKRGDLLEVPRTLFIHFGIYLGENRVAHLMPDILPSITSDRRQIQQVVTNKRLILGVIARTASVRVDTVEDFAYGGSILVNHMDRLFEDQVLSSEEAARRAEKLVGATAYSLLWNNCEHFVTYCRYGAPVSFQTDKFCETVKMIIRDQRSVLASVLVGLASIVCLGVAPATTLPTIFIPFFLWMAG